In Gemmatimonadota bacterium, the following are encoded in one genomic region:
- a CDS encoding co-chaperone GroES has protein sequence MSTKSATKVAPLADRVVVKPLEEAETMRGGLYIPDTAKEKPQQGEIVAVGPGRFEDGKRVPLDVQVGNRVLYGKYSGTEVTVEGDSLLILRESDILAIINS, from the coding sequence ATGAGCACGAAGAGCGCGACTAAGGTCGCTCCGCTCGCCGATCGCGTGGTGGTAAAGCCGCTCGAAGAGGCCGAGACGATGCGTGGTGGGCTGTACATCCCCGACACCGCCAAGGAAAAGCCGCAGCAGGGCGAGATCGTCGCCGTGGGCCCCGGGCGTTTCGAGGACGGGAAGCGAGTCCCGCTCGACGTTCAGGTGGGTAACCGCGTGCTGTACGGCAAGTACAGCGGGACCGAAGTCACCGTCGAAGGCGACTCGCTCCTGATCCTCCGCGAGTCCGACATCCTCGCGATCATCAACAGCTAA
- the groL gene encoding chaperonin GroEL (60 kDa chaperone family; promotes refolding of misfolded polypeptides especially under stressful conditions; forms two stacked rings of heptamers to form a barrel-shaped 14mer; ends can be capped by GroES; misfolded proteins enter the barrel where they are refolded when GroES binds), which yields MAAKELYFGVDARAALKRGVDKLADAVKVTLGPKGRNVVIDKKFGAPTITKDGVTVAKEVELSDPLENMGAQMVKEVATKTSDIAGDGTTTATVLAQAVYREGLKNVTAGSNPMALKRGIDKAVTAIVEELRKISVPTAGKKEIAQVASISANNDREIGDLIADAMEKVGKDGVITVEEARGIETTLETVDGMQFDRGYISPYFVTDPDKMESVLDDAMILIHDKKISSMKDLLPVLEKVAQMGRPLLIIAEDVEGEALATLVVNKLRGTLKVSAVKAPGFGDRRKAMLEDIAKLTGGQVVSEEVGFKLENAVVTDLGRAKRIVIDKDNTTIIDGAGDSDAIQGRVKEIRAAIEKSTSDYDREKLQERLAKLAGGVAVINVGAATEAEMKEKKARVEDALHATRAAVEEGIVPGGGVALIRAQRALKGLKVDEHDEQIGIDIVRRAIEEPIRMIVQNAGGEGSIVVEKVRGSKDDAFGYNALTDTYENLVTAGVIDPTKVTRSALQNAASIAGLLLTTEALVVEKKEDKPSAPAGGPGGMGGMY from the coding sequence ATGGCTGCAAAGGAACTCTATTTCGGCGTTGATGCGCGCGCGGCGCTCAAGCGCGGCGTCGACAAGCTGGCAGATGCGGTAAAGGTGACGCTCGGCCCCAAGGGCCGGAACGTCGTCATCGACAAGAAGTTCGGCGCCCCGACGATCACCAAGGACGGCGTCACCGTCGCCAAGGAAGTCGAGCTGTCCGATCCGCTCGAGAACATGGGCGCGCAGATGGTGAAGGAAGTCGCGACGAAGACGTCCGACATCGCCGGCGACGGCACCACGACGGCGACCGTGCTGGCGCAGGCCGTGTACCGCGAAGGGCTCAAGAACGTCACCGCCGGCTCCAACCCCATGGCGCTCAAGCGCGGCATCGACAAGGCCGTCACGGCGATCGTCGAGGAGCTCCGCAAGATCTCCGTGCCGACCGCCGGCAAGAAGGAGATCGCGCAGGTCGCCTCCATCTCCGCCAACAACGACCGCGAGATCGGTGACCTCATCGCCGACGCGATGGAGAAGGTCGGCAAGGATGGCGTGATCACGGTTGAGGAAGCGCGCGGCATCGAGACGACGCTCGAGACGGTCGACGGCATGCAGTTCGACCGCGGCTACATCTCGCCGTACTTCGTCACCGATCCGGACAAGATGGAATCCGTGCTCGACGACGCGATGATCCTCATCCACGACAAGAAGATCTCGTCGATGAAGGACCTCCTCCCGGTGCTCGAGAAGGTTGCCCAGATGGGGCGCCCGCTGCTCATCATCGCCGAGGACGTCGAGGGTGAGGCGCTGGCCACGCTGGTGGTCAACAAGCTCCGTGGCACGCTCAAGGTCTCGGCCGTCAAGGCGCCGGGCTTCGGCGATCGCCGCAAGGCCATGCTCGAGGACATCGCCAAGCTGACCGGTGGCCAGGTCGTCAGCGAGGAAGTGGGCTTCAAGCTCGAGAACGCCGTCGTGACCGACCTCGGTCGCGCCAAGCGCATCGTGATCGACAAGGACAACACGACGATCATCGATGGCGCCGGCGACAGCGACGCGATCCAGGGGCGCGTGAAGGAGATTCGCGCCGCGATCGAGAAGAGCACGTCGGACTACGATCGTGAGAAGCTCCAGGAGCGTCTCGCGAAGCTCGCCGGTGGCGTGGCCGTCATCAACGTCGGCGCCGCGACCGAAGCCGAGATGAAGGAGAAGAAGGCCCGTGTCGAGGACGCGCTCCATGCGACCCGCGCGGCCGTCGAGGAAGGGATCGTCCCGGGCGGCGGTGTCGCCCTGATCCGTGCCCAGCGCGCGCTCAAGGGACTCAAGGTGGACGAGCACGATGAGCAGATCGGCATCGACATCGTCCGTCGCGCCATCGAGGAGCCGATCCGCATGATCGTCCAGAACGCGGGCGGCGAAGGCTCGATCGTGGTGGAGAAGGTGCGCGGCTCGAAGGATGATGCCTTCGGCTACAACGCCCTCACCGACACGTACGAGAACCTCGTGACGGCCGGCGTCATCGACCCGACCAAGGTGACCCGCTCGGCGCTCCAGAACGCCGCGTCGATCGCCGGCCTCCTCCTCACGACGGAAGCGCTCGTCGTCGAGAAGAAGGAAGACAAGCCCTCGGCGCCCGCGGGTGGCCCCGGCGGCATGGGCGGGATGTACTAG
- a CDS encoding proton-conducting membrane transporter produces the protein MPDLAFRFALVVTILAPFVGGVSVALALVWRGRWLEESTVAQVIRAGLVASLLAALVAAGHSFGLWGPAMRGEVEFGDWLTVGSYHIPLVVHVDELATSFSLLAAALTALVGRFSRTYLHKEPGFARFYVLLGLFGTGTQLVAYAGALDLFFAGWELIGISSALFIGFFHEREMPARSAVRAFTTYRLCDAGLLIAMVTTHELLGTTRIAALERADTLSPVAVSAIAALFLLSAMGKSAQLPFSGWLPRAMEGPTPTSALFYGAVSIHAGVYLLLRVGPVLRAAPIVAAFGVAVGVSTAVYAAMVARTHTDAKGALAHATLSQIGLILAEISLGWTSLALVHLVCHALLRAWQFLRAPNTIHDAHAFGHHAAHATQHAHGAQAIILPPAAPAGPIPMRDRIFAHALHRVRLDERIDAAVAPVLVAARVLANAERRVRLAMSIGEERR, from the coding sequence TTGCCTGATCTCGCCTTCCGCTTCGCGCTGGTTGTCACGATCCTGGCGCCGTTCGTCGGCGGCGTGAGCGTCGCCCTCGCACTGGTCTGGCGGGGCCGGTGGTTGGAGGAGTCCACGGTGGCGCAGGTCATTCGGGCAGGGCTCGTGGCGTCGCTGCTCGCCGCGCTCGTGGCAGCTGGCCACAGCTTCGGGTTGTGGGGCCCCGCGATGCGCGGCGAAGTGGAATTCGGCGACTGGCTCACCGTGGGCTCGTACCACATCCCCCTGGTCGTCCACGTCGACGAACTGGCGACGAGCTTCTCGCTTCTGGCGGCCGCGCTGACGGCACTGGTCGGCCGGTTCTCTCGGACCTACCTGCACAAGGAACCCGGGTTCGCACGCTTCTACGTGCTGTTGGGGCTCTTCGGTACCGGGACGCAACTCGTCGCATATGCCGGGGCGCTCGACCTCTTCTTCGCCGGCTGGGAGTTGATCGGGATCTCGTCGGCGCTCTTCATCGGCTTCTTCCATGAGCGCGAGATGCCGGCGCGCTCGGCGGTGCGCGCGTTCACGACCTATCGCTTGTGCGACGCCGGGCTCCTGATCGCGATGGTCACGACGCACGAACTGCTGGGGACCACGCGCATCGCCGCGCTCGAGCGCGCCGACACCCTCTCCCCCGTCGCCGTGAGCGCGATCGCCGCGCTCTTCCTGCTATCGGCGATGGGCAAGTCGGCGCAGCTTCCCTTCTCCGGTTGGCTCCCGCGCGCGATGGAAGGGCCGACCCCGACGAGTGCCCTCTTCTATGGCGCCGTCTCGATCCACGCCGGGGTGTACCTGCTGCTGCGCGTTGGGCCGGTGTTGCGTGCCGCGCCGATCGTCGCGGCGTTCGGCGTCGCGGTCGGCGTCAGCACCGCTGTCTATGCGGCGATGGTCGCCCGCACGCACACGGACGCGAAGGGCGCGCTCGCACACGCCACCCTCTCGCAAATCGGCCTGATCCTCGCCGAAATCTCACTGGGGTGGACGTCGCTTGCCCTCGTCCATCTCGTCTGCCATGCGCTGCTTCGAGCGTGGCAGTTCCTGCGCGCGCCCAACACCATCCACGACGCCCACGCCTTCGGTCACCACGCCGCGCATGCCACGCAGCACGCGCACGGCGCGCAGGCGATCATACTCCCTCCGGCGGCGCCTGCCGGCCCGATCCCGATGCGCGACCGCATCTTTGCCCACGCCTTGCATCGCGTGCGGCTCGACGAACGCATCGACGCCGCGGTGGCGCCCGTGCTGGTGGCCGCACGCGTGCTGGCGAACGCCGAGCGCCGCGTGCGGCTGGCGATGTCAATTGGGGAGGAGCGTCGATGA
- a CDS encoding DUF2309 domain-containing protein, which yields MQPGRADQSYGAAIERALEHARHVLPDQGPIGVFVHHNTLHAFQHLPFHEAVPAGAALLGARPYLSGDEFRQAFERGRIDAADLDDALSHALGAAGDERTSFGLTRCELWRALLLDGIDEDDEGGVRFLLDHAPDGPDALQRAAELRLARTARGSTVTRAARRHRDALQLLGGGDSDLAVHPELIRLASVFLDHGQALQAMPHRAEGFLQATAYLFDAGAPEPRGCPGVREDVRHAVHTRRPARVVIEEMLHALGVPAADAEDYLLHTALALPGWTGMFARLERHPEEHPVAGRVALEDFLAVRLLHERRAIEVEGHAAGLPIAWPALRALAERPVPRPALLDAWLLAGIARRAGITAAALEAMPDDALTVLWREVEAAPRLTRQRIWQGAYEGHYRRRVLDGLASLRAHRAPLRPPASRAEAQFVFCIDEREESLRRAIDEQPGHFETFGVAGFFGMAIDYQGLYDAMPAAYCPVVVTPQHEIHEAPVYTDRDWHRARAGWRARWQAAGRVMHRQSRTLSGGAGLSFLLGPLAAATALARVIAPRSSLAWRDGLRDRLAPRPATRLSSLREDGGVATPTGRGKLLGFGLDEAADRVTALLRNIGLVRDLAPIVVVLGHGSTSLNNPHESAHDCGACGGRRGEANARLFADMANRPEVRAAVQARGITIPPDTWFVGALHDTADDGVRYADLEQLPSTHVSHFERAHATLDRARAVAAAERVRRFDDAPLGLSPEAALRHVQTRASHLAQPRPEYGHCTNAVCVLGRRALTRGLHLDRRAFLVSYDPSIDAELTILERILAAVGPVGAGINLEYYFSSVDNEHFGCGTKLPHNVTGLIGVMAGHQSDLRTGLPLQMVELHEPMRLLLIVEATPEALLAIAGRQPEVRELVVNEWVQLVSVAPHDGTMTVYQGGAFVPYTPDVGRTPVVQRSAQWHGATREHVAPALVLDALTGSVQGPSVRLTPHDPAVA from the coding sequence ATGCAGCCGGGGCGCGCGGACCAATCCTACGGCGCCGCGATCGAGCGGGCGCTGGAGCACGCGCGGCACGTCCTCCCCGATCAGGGGCCCATCGGCGTCTTCGTGCACCACAATACGCTGCACGCCTTCCAGCACCTTCCCTTTCACGAGGCCGTACCGGCCGGGGCGGCACTTCTGGGGGCGCGCCCCTACCTCTCGGGCGACGAGTTCCGCCAGGCGTTCGAACGCGGGCGCATCGACGCGGCGGATCTCGACGACGCGTTGTCGCACGCCCTGGGCGCCGCGGGCGACGAGCGCACGTCATTCGGGCTGACACGATGTGAACTCTGGCGCGCGCTCCTGCTCGACGGCATCGACGAGGATGATGAGGGCGGGGTGCGTTTCCTGCTCGACCACGCACCTGATGGCCCCGACGCGCTCCAGCGCGCCGCCGAGTTGCGACTGGCGCGCACCGCTCGTGGCAGCACGGTCACGCGCGCGGCGCGCCGCCATCGCGACGCCCTCCAGCTCCTGGGCGGTGGTGACAGCGACCTCGCGGTGCACCCCGAACTGATTCGACTCGCCTCCGTCTTCCTCGATCACGGGCAGGCGCTGCAGGCCATGCCGCACCGTGCCGAGGGCTTCCTTCAAGCGACCGCGTATCTGTTCGATGCCGGCGCTCCTGAGCCGCGCGGCTGTCCCGGGGTGCGGGAGGACGTGCGCCACGCCGTTCACACCCGGCGACCGGCGCGCGTCGTCATCGAAGAGATGCTGCACGCGCTTGGAGTGCCCGCGGCCGATGCGGAGGACTATCTCCTGCATACGGCGCTCGCCCTGCCGGGGTGGACCGGGATGTTCGCGCGACTGGAGCGCCATCCCGAAGAGCACCCGGTGGCGGGCCGTGTGGCGCTGGAGGACTTCCTGGCGGTACGCCTGCTGCACGAGCGACGTGCGATCGAAGTCGAGGGCCATGCGGCGGGCCTCCCGATCGCCTGGCCGGCGCTCCGGGCCCTCGCCGAGCGTCCGGTGCCTCGCCCCGCCCTGCTCGACGCCTGGCTGCTCGCCGGCATCGCGCGACGCGCCGGGATCACCGCCGCCGCGCTCGAGGCGATGCCTGACGACGCCCTGACGGTCTTGTGGCGCGAGGTCGAGGCGGCGCCGCGCCTAACGCGGCAGCGGATCTGGCAGGGCGCGTACGAGGGGCACTATCGTCGGCGGGTGCTCGATGGCCTGGCGAGCCTGCGCGCGCATCGCGCGCCGCTCCGGCCACCCGCGTCGCGCGCCGAGGCGCAGTTCGTCTTTTGTATCGATGAGCGGGAGGAGTCGCTCCGCCGCGCCATCGACGAACAACCGGGGCACTTCGAGACCTTCGGCGTGGCCGGCTTCTTCGGCATGGCGATCGACTACCAGGGGCTCTACGACGCGATGCCGGCCGCCTACTGCCCAGTGGTCGTCACCCCGCAGCACGAGATTCACGAGGCCCCGGTGTACACCGATCGCGACTGGCACCGCGCGCGCGCCGGGTGGCGCGCCCGTTGGCAGGCCGCGGGGCGCGTGATGCATCGGCAGTCGCGCACGCTGTCCGGTGGCGCGGGACTCTCGTTCCTCCTGGGGCCGCTGGCGGCCGCCACCGCGCTGGCGCGCGTGATCGCACCACGGTCGTCGCTGGCGTGGCGCGACGGCCTGCGTGACCGCCTGGCCCCGCGTCCCGCCACGCGACTGTCGTCGCTTCGGGAGGACGGCGGCGTCGCCACGCCGACCGGTCGCGGCAAGCTGCTCGGGTTCGGGCTCGACGAAGCGGCCGATCGCGTCACGGCGCTGCTGCGCAACATTGGACTCGTGCGCGACCTGGCACCGATCGTCGTGGTGCTGGGTCACGGGTCGACGAGCCTCAACAACCCGCACGAATCCGCGCACGACTGTGGCGCCTGCGGCGGGCGTCGCGGGGAGGCGAATGCGCGCCTGTTCGCCGACATGGCCAACCGCCCCGAGGTGCGCGCCGCCGTCCAGGCACGCGGCATCACCATTCCGCCAGACACCTGGTTCGTCGGGGCGCTGCACGATACCGCCGACGACGGCGTACGATACGCCGACCTGGAGCAGTTGCCCTCCACACACGTGTCGCACTTCGAGCGCGCGCACGCGACACTCGACCGCGCACGCGCCGTCGCGGCGGCCGAACGCGTGCGCCGCTTCGATGATGCTCCCCTCGGCTTGTCGCCCGAGGCCGCATTGCGCCACGTCCAGACCCGCGCGTCGCACCTCGCCCAGCCGCGCCCGGAGTACGGGCACTGCACCAACGCCGTCTGTGTGCTGGGGCGGCGCGCCCTTACCCGTGGCCTGCACCTCGATCGTCGGGCCTTTCTCGTCAGCTACGATCCGTCGATCGACGCGGAGCTCACCATCCTGGAGCGCATCCTGGCCGCGGTCGGTCCGGTGGGGGCGGGGATCAACCTCGAGTACTACTTCTCCTCAGTCGACAACGAGCACTTTGGCTGCGGCACGAAGTTGCCGCACAACGTCACCGGGCTCATTGGCGTGATGGCGGGGCACCAGAGCGACCTGCGCACGGGACTGCCGCTGCAGATGGTCGAGCTGCACGAACCGATGCGCCTTCTCCTCATCGTCGAGGCGACCCCCGAGGCGCTGCTGGCCATCGCCGGTCGACAGCCCGAAGTGCGTGAACTCGTGGTCAACGAGTGGGTGCAGCTCGTCTCGGTGGCCCCGCACGACGGCACCATGACGGTCTATCAGGGCGGGGCCTTCGTTCCCTACACGCCAGATGTCGGCCGCACCCCGGTGGTCCAGCGTTCGGCGCAGTGGCACGGGGCGACACGGGAACATGTCGCCCCGGCGCTGGTGCTCGATGCCTTGACCGGTTCCGTCCAAGGGCCCTCGGTCCGTCTCACGCCTCACGACCCGGCCGTTGCCTGA
- a CDS encoding SulP family inorganic anion transporter: protein MSSQPVPISRDPIADDPSLDLPTANWTPPFREAWRADAGASVVVFLVALPLCLGVALASGAPLLSGIITGVIGGLVVGALSGSHLMVSGPAAGLTAIVLSAITTLGSFRAFLVAVFLSGLVQIALGFLRAGVIGYYFPNAVIRGMLGGIGIIIILKQLPHAFGYDATPEGTMAFQQNNDENTFSSLVSTLDHIHPGAVTLSLISLALLILWDQKFMKRVAMIPGALVAVILGVILNGVFTGSGSALAIGAEHLVALPVITSLGELRASVESPDWSVITSSAVWTVAVTVAVIASIETLLSLEATDRIDPLKREAPANRELLAQGVGNALCGLFGGLPMTGVIVRSSANVYAGAKTKASAILHGVLLLLAVVTIPMILNRIPLAVLASILIYTGWKLAHPRQLRYFLTKGSHQWLPFVVTTSAILLTDLLKGIVVGLSVSLVFILLEHLRSPSYTISAKDGSVTRITLHEHLTFLSKANLTSLLQTFGRGAQVIIDGSRVKRADHDVMEVLREFRDSSAARGVGVQVVGLELGGGGLAH from the coding sequence ATGTCCTCCCAGCCCGTCCCGATCTCGCGCGACCCGATCGCCGACGACCCGTCGCTCGACCTCCCGACCGCGAACTGGACGCCCCCATTTCGTGAGGCCTGGCGGGCCGATGCCGGCGCGTCGGTGGTCGTCTTCCTGGTCGCCCTCCCCCTCTGCCTCGGCGTGGCGCTCGCGTCGGGCGCTCCCCTGCTCTCCGGAATCATCACCGGCGTCATCGGCGGGCTCGTGGTGGGGGCGCTGTCGGGATCACACCTGATGGTCAGCGGGCCGGCGGCCGGCCTCACGGCGATCGTGCTCTCGGCCATCACCACCCTCGGGTCCTTTCGCGCCTTCCTCGTCGCGGTCTTCCTGTCCGGGCTCGTCCAGATCGCACTCGGTTTCCTGCGCGCCGGGGTGATCGGCTACTACTTCCCCAATGCGGTCATTCGGGGAATGCTGGGCGGTATCGGCATCATCATCATCCTGAAGCAGCTCCCGCACGCATTTGGGTATGACGCGACTCCTGAGGGAACGATGGCGTTCCAGCAGAACAATGACGAGAACACCTTCTCGTCGCTCGTGAGCACGCTGGACCACATCCATCCCGGCGCGGTCACCCTCAGCCTGATCTCGCTGGCGCTGCTGATTCTGTGGGATCAGAAGTTCATGAAGCGCGTCGCGATGATCCCCGGGGCGCTGGTCGCGGTGATCCTCGGCGTCATCCTCAACGGAGTGTTCACGGGGAGTGGCTCCGCGTTGGCGATTGGCGCCGAGCATCTTGTCGCGCTCCCGGTCATCACGTCGCTGGGTGAGCTTCGGGCGTCGGTCGAGAGTCCGGATTGGTCGGTGATCACCAGCAGCGCGGTGTGGACGGTGGCCGTCACGGTGGCGGTGATCGCGTCGATCGAGACGCTGTTGAGCCTGGAAGCGACCGACCGCATCGACCCGCTCAAGCGCGAGGCGCCTGCCAATCGTGAGCTGCTGGCGCAGGGGGTCGGCAACGCGCTGTGCGGGTTGTTCGGCGGCCTCCCGATGACCGGCGTGATCGTGCGAAGCTCCGCCAACGTGTATGCCGGCGCCAAGACCAAGGCATCGGCGATCCTGCACGGCGTCTTGTTGCTCCTGGCGGTGGTGACGATCCCGATGATCCTGAACCGCATCCCGTTGGCGGTCCTGGCCTCGATCCTCATCTACACGGGGTGGAAGCTCGCGCACCCTCGGCAGCTCCGGTACTTCCTCACGAAGGGGTCGCACCAGTGGCTGCCGTTCGTGGTCACCACGTCGGCGATCCTGCTGACCGACCTCCTCAAGGGAATCGTGGTGGGACTGTCCGTGAGCCTCGTGTTCATCCTGCTCGAACACCTGCGGTCGCCGAGCTACACGATCTCCGCGAAGGACGGCAGCGTCACGCGCATCACGCTGCACGAGCACCTCACCTTCCTCTCGAAGGCCAACCTCACCTCGCTGCTGCAGACCTTTGGACGCGGCGCGCAGGTGATCATCGACGGGAGCCGGGTGAAGCGCGCCGACCACGACGTGATGGAGGTGCTGCGCGAGTTCCGTGATTCCAGCGCGGCGCGCGGCGTCGGCGTGCAGGTGGTCGGGCTCGAGTTGGGCGGCGGCGGACTGGCACACTGA
- a CDS encoding MBL fold metallo-hydrolase — protein sequence MNVTILGSGSRGNAVVLEADGARVLVDAGFNAKTLATRMAAADIAPESISAVVLTHEHTDHVTGACTAARKWGWSIYATAGTIAGTPGLPALRPHAIDPRETLVLDTMHFRCVRTPHDASEPIALVVDAPSTGARLGIAYDLGHVPAGVEQAMRHLDALILESNHDEEMLRAGPYPVVVQDRIAGANGHLSNRAAADLARRVSHRGLRHLVLAHLSECNNTPEVARATVDAAVRTTAFRGALTVASQNAVTSFSITRARRVEQLSLF from the coding sequence ATGAACGTCACGATCCTCGGGAGCGGCAGCCGCGGCAACGCGGTGGTGCTGGAGGCCGATGGCGCCCGCGTCCTCGTGGATGCCGGCTTCAATGCCAAGACGCTGGCCACGCGCATGGCCGCCGCCGACATCGCCCCCGAATCGATCAGCGCGGTCGTCCTCACGCACGAGCATACCGATCACGTGACCGGCGCCTGCACGGCGGCGCGGAAGTGGGGGTGGTCGATCTACGCGACCGCGGGGACGATCGCCGGAACGCCCGGGCTCCCGGCGCTGCGTCCGCACGCCATCGATCCGCGCGAGACGCTCGTGCTCGACACGATGCACTTTCGCTGCGTGCGCACGCCGCACGACGCGAGCGAGCCGATCGCGCTGGTCGTCGACGCACCGTCCACGGGGGCCCGACTCGGCATCGCCTACGACCTCGGACACGTTCCTGCCGGCGTGGAGCAGGCGATGCGGCATCTCGACGCGCTCATTCTCGAGTCAAACCATGACGAAGAGATGTTGCGCGCCGGTCCCTACCCCGTGGTGGTGCAGGATCGGATCGCCGGGGCGAACGGGCACCTGAGCAACCGGGCCGCGGCCGACCTCGCGCGCCGGGTGTCGCACCGCGGGCTACGCCACCTGGTGCTCGCCCACCTCTCGGAGTGCAACAACACACCCGAGGTGGCCCGAGCGACGGTCGACGCCGCGGTGCGCACGACCGCGTTTCGCGGCGCGCTGACGGTCGCCAGCCAGAACGCCGTCACGTCGTTCTCCATCACGCGCGCCCGCCGAGTGGAACAGCTCTCGCTGTTCTGA
- a CDS encoding mannose-1-phosphate guanylyltransferase, which produces MTRWVVILAGGVGSRFWPLSTPTRPKQLLPLIDAQPLLRNTVDRLLPLADPDRILILTNASLVEPIHALLPEIPRENLIAEPKPAGTAAALAWAASVIAKRDGDEAVMLSVHADWAIGDAPGFRAALERAATVAEAQHALVTVGVVPSRPDPGFGYIRPGEALDGGGQRVAQFVEKPTRERAAEMVRDGYLWNSGIFVWRVGDFLGEVRAHTPEVAPALADAHGEITRFFATVKSISVDVGVLERTDNVVVIPGSFGWDDVGTWAALARVRTHDAAGNAANGPVHLVDARDNVVQAEGNDVVLYGVQDLVVVVRDGLTLVTTTERAADLKTLLDALPSQVRDRP; this is translated from the coding sequence ATGACACGCTGGGTCGTGATCCTCGCCGGCGGGGTCGGTTCGCGCTTCTGGCCCCTCAGCACGCCGACGCGCCCCAAGCAGCTGCTCCCGCTCATCGACGCGCAGCCGCTGCTGCGCAACACGGTCGACCGCCTCCTCCCGCTGGCCGATCCGGATCGCATCCTGATCCTCACCAACGCCTCGCTGGTCGAGCCGATCCACGCGCTGCTTCCCGAGATTCCGCGCGAGAACCTGATCGCCGAGCCAAAGCCCGCCGGCACGGCGGCCGCCCTCGCCTGGGCGGCGTCGGTCATCGCCAAACGCGACGGTGACGAGGCGGTCATGCTGTCGGTGCACGCGGACTGGGCGATCGGCGACGCCCCCGGTTTTCGCGCCGCGCTCGAGCGCGCCGCCACGGTCGCTGAAGCGCAACACGCGCTCGTGACGGTCGGCGTGGTGCCGTCGCGTCCCGATCCGGGGTTCGGCTACATCCGTCCAGGTGAGGCGCTCGACGGCGGCGGACAGCGCGTCGCCCAGTTCGTGGAAAAGCCCACGCGTGAGCGCGCCGCCGAGATGGTCCGCGACGGCTACCTGTGGAACTCGGGGATCTTCGTCTGGCGGGTCGGCGACTTCCTGGGCGAGGTGCGGGCGCACACCCCGGAGGTCGCCCCGGCACTCGCGGACGCACACGGCGAGATCACCCGCTTCTTCGCGACGGTGAAGTCGATCTCGGTCGACGTCGGCGTCCTGGAGCGCACGGACAACGTCGTCGTCATCCCGGGCAGCTTTGGTTGGGACGATGTCGGGACGTGGGCAGCGCTCGCGCGCGTTCGCACGCACGACGCCGCGGGGAACGCGGCCAACGGTCCGGTGCACCTGGTCGACGCACGCGACAACGTGGTGCAGGCGGAGGGGAACGACGTCGTGCTCTACGGCGTGCAGGATCTGGTCGTGGTGGTGCGCGACGGGCTCACGCTGGTGACCACGACGGAGCGCGCCGCCGACCTCAAGACGCTGCTGGACGCGCTCCCCTCCCAGGTGCGCGATCGCCCGTGA
- a CDS encoding response regulator transcription factor produces MKLEQGPFRVTLAFDGREALDVLHREPDIALVVLDVMMPHLSGFDVLAHMRQSEQWRHTPCIVLTAAGQEAQHQRALALGATEFMTKPFSPKKLYLRTAELTGVAVPSATEGDQ; encoded by the coding sequence ATGAAGCTCGAACAGGGTCCCTTTCGCGTGACCCTGGCCTTCGATGGGCGTGAAGCCCTCGACGTCCTCCATCGCGAGCCCGACATCGCCCTCGTCGTCCTCGACGTCATGATGCCACACCTGTCGGGGTTCGACGTACTCGCCCACATGCGCCAGAGCGAGCAGTGGCGCCACACTCCCTGCATCGTCCTCACCGCCGCCGGGCAGGAGGCGCAACACCAGCGCGCCCTCGCCCTCGGGGCCACCGAGTTCATGACCAAGCCGTTCAGCCCCAAGAAGCTCTACCTGCGCACCGCCGAACTGACCGGCGTCGCCGTTCCCTCCGCGACCGAAGGCGACCAATGA
- a CDS encoding roadblock/LC7 domain-containing protein — translation MPTIRELVGALAQRDGVEAVILLGRDGLLIDGRSTPTLDAEHLAAHVPSLVTAAEELAVHAQRGPLVTSVLEYERGFAVVCALSAEAVLLVLVHPSANVGSLLFDLRRHRGNIASLV, via the coding sequence ATGCCTACCATTCGCGAGCTCGTCGGGGCGCTCGCCCAACGTGACGGCGTCGAAGCGGTGATCCTGCTGGGACGTGACGGTCTGCTGATCGACGGCCGTTCCACGCCCACGCTCGACGCGGAACATCTCGCGGCGCACGTCCCCTCCCTCGTCACCGCCGCCGAAGAACTGGCGGTGCACGCCCAGCGCGGCCCCCTCGTGACGTCGGTCCTGGAGTACGAGCGCGGATTCGCCGTGGTGTGTGCCCTCTCGGCCGAAGCCGTCCTTCTGGTCCTCGTACACCCGTCGGCCAATGTCGGCTCGCTCCTGTTCGACCTGCGCCGACATCGCGGTAACATCGCCTCGCTCGTGTAG